Proteins encoded together in one Corallococcus caeni window:
- a CDS encoding tryptophan 7-halogenase yields MSEDSCDVAVIGGGPSGAATAVALRRKAPSLSVTLVERTTYDAPRLGETLPPDVRLPLSRLGVWEGFLRDGHLASRGTSSCWGRAEPGFHDTWLSPWGPAWHLDRARFDERLSTEAFQQGARVLRATALVESESLGRDGYRLRLDQGAAGPSTLRARFVVDATGGKATFASARGARRLVSDRCFAVYGAFQLPGDAAFPTHALVEACPEGWWYSALLPGGRVVVALVGDGDSLRGLRWATPASWMHLLKQAPATRARLDVCDFSGEALVAAPVLVGRLDRPWGEQWLAVGDAACTYDPLSSQGIAKALDSALLAADALERCLRGDADALQAYESTLHSRFQAHQHTRGDYYRQEQRWPQSPFWKNRWEALPAPAAPPAQLRRSHSTEVNP; encoded by the coding sequence GTGAGCGAGGACTCCTGCGACGTGGCCGTCATCGGCGGCGGCCCCTCGGGCGCGGCGACGGCCGTGGCCTTGAGGAGGAAGGCGCCGTCCCTCTCCGTCACCCTGGTCGAGCGAACCACCTATGACGCCCCCCGGCTGGGAGAGACCCTGCCACCGGACGTCCGCCTGCCGCTGTCGCGGCTCGGCGTCTGGGAAGGCTTCCTGCGCGACGGACACCTCGCCTCTCGAGGCACGTCGTCCTGCTGGGGCCGGGCGGAGCCGGGCTTCCATGACACGTGGCTGTCCCCCTGGGGCCCCGCGTGGCATCTGGACCGGGCGCGCTTCGACGAACGGCTGAGCACCGAAGCCTTCCAGCAAGGCGCCCGGGTGCTGCGAGCGACGGCCCTGGTGGAGTCGGAGTCACTGGGGCGCGACGGCTACCGGCTCCGCCTCGACCAGGGGGCAGCAGGCCCCAGCACGCTGCGCGCACGCTTCGTCGTGGACGCCACGGGAGGCAAGGCCACCTTCGCCTCGGCTCGAGGCGCGCGGCGGCTCGTGAGCGACCGCTGCTTCGCCGTGTACGGCGCCTTCCAGCTTCCGGGCGACGCGGCCTTCCCCACCCACGCGCTGGTGGAGGCCTGTCCGGAGGGCTGGTGGTACTCGGCGTTGCTGCCGGGGGGGCGCGTCGTCGTCGCGCTCGTTGGCGATGGTGACTCCTTGCGCGGCCTGCGCTGGGCCACGCCCGCGTCGTGGATGCACCTGCTGAAGCAGGCGCCGGCGACCCGGGCGCGGCTGGACGTCTGTGACTTCTCCGGCGAGGCGCTCGTCGCGGCGCCCGTGCTCGTCGGACGGTTGGACCGGCCGTGGGGGGAGCAGTGGCTCGCCGTGGGTGACGCGGCGTGCACCTACGACCCGCTGTCCTCCCAGGGCATCGCCAAGGCGTTGGACTCCGCGCTCCTGGCCGCCGACGCGCTGGAGCGCTGCCTGCGCGGCGACGCGGACGCGCTCCAGGCCTACGAGTCCACGTTGCACTCGCGGTTCCAGGCCCATCAACACACCCGTGGGGACTACTACCGCCAGGAACAGCGGTGGCCCCAGTCCCCCTTCTGGAAGAACCGGTGGGAGGCATTGCCCGCTCCCGCCGCGCCTCCCGCGCAGCTCCGCCGCTCCCATTCCACCGAGGTGAACCCATGA
- a CDS encoding GNAT family N-acetyltransferase: MAPSPVEVVPYRPELRAHFERLNRQWIEKDFRIEGSDAASFADPHGVFVAPGGEVFFALVDGQVLGTCALRREDAETFELCKMAVAPEARGRDLGDALMRAALATARERGAKRMVLVTNSALGPALGLYRKHGFVTTREGPEIARETGYSRADVEMAVTL, translated from the coding sequence ATGGCCCCCTCCCCCGTCGAGGTCGTCCCCTACCGGCCGGAGCTGCGCGCGCACTTCGAGCGGCTCAACCGGCAGTGGATTGAAAAGGACTTCCGCATCGAGGGCTCGGACGCGGCCTCGTTCGCGGACCCCCACGGCGTGTTCGTGGCGCCAGGGGGCGAGGTGTTCTTCGCGCTCGTGGACGGGCAGGTGCTGGGCACGTGCGCGCTGAGGCGAGAGGACGCGGAGACGTTCGAGCTGTGCAAGATGGCGGTGGCCCCGGAGGCGCGGGGCCGCGACCTGGGCGACGCGCTGATGCGGGCCGCGCTGGCCACGGCCCGGGAGCGCGGCGCGAAGCGGATGGTCCTGGTGACGAACAGCGCGCTGGGCCCCGCGCTGGGGCTGTACCGCAAGCACGGCTTCGTCACGACGCGCGAGGGCCCGGAGATTGCCCGGGAGACGGGCTACTCGCGCGCGGACGTGGAGATGGCCGTCACGCTCTGA